In Aegilops tauschii subsp. strangulata cultivar AL8/78 chromosome 3, Aet v6.0, whole genome shotgun sequence, one genomic interval encodes:
- the LOC109758314 gene encoding uncharacterized protein yields the protein MPRARAAAVLALALLPTLAAAGIDFRREAPPPGHTCGAQGTYAPGSAYEANLRRLGATLPSQANASSCKCSPGNNAGERPDRVIASAYCYWLPDGSSPDCGACITRAFREAERLCPYHRQAMVVVDGGACSVCFHDEQRMEEGMGVGLTGQFALEPNASYLEFLCLKLRSLLEKQLLESHNNSEHSTQVWKSPQQAAT from the exons ATGCCTCGCGCTCGTGCCGCGGCCGTCCTGGCGCTCGCGCTTCTGCCGACGCTGGCCGCCGCCGGCATCGATTTCCGCCGCGAGGCCCCGCCGCCCGGTCACACGTGCGGCGCGCAGGGCACGTACGCTCCCGGCAGCGCCTACGAGGCCAACCTGCGGCGTCTCGGCGCCACCCTTCCCTCCCAGGCAAACGCGTCCTCCTGCAAGTGCTCTCCCGGCAACAACGCCGGCGAGCGTCCCGATAGGGTCATCGCGTCGGCCTACTGCTACTGGCTCCCCGACGGGAGCTCGCCGGACTGCGGGGCCTGCATCACGCGGGCTTTCCGGGAGGCGGAACGGCTGTGCCCGTATCACCGGCAGGCCATGGTGGTGGTCGACGGCGGCGCGTGCAGCGTCTGCTTTCACGACGAACAGCGCATGGAGGAGGGCATGGGCGTCGGCCTCACCGGGC AATTTGCACTGGAGCCAAATGCATCATATCTTGAGTTTCTATGTCTGAAGCTGAGGTCTCTGTTAGAGAAGCAACTTTTGGAATCACATAACAACAGTGAACATTCGACCCAAGTTTGGAAGTCACCACAACAAGCCGCTACGTGA